The sequence below is a genomic window from Halodesulfovibrio sp. MK-HDV.
CATGGCTACCTTGCCGGTCAGATGGGATCAGTTTCCTCAATGAATGAAGTGAATAATGTATTTGCTCATGCGTATGAGAATATGTGTGTGAAATCTGCGGATAAGCCACAGCTGAAAGAAAAAACGAAGAAATAAGTCTTATTACAAATAAAAAAAGCCTCGTACGTGTTGTACGGGGCTTTTTTTATTTCTGGAAGATATAGTGATAGAAAATAGTAAGCATTTGGAACAAGCAGTTTTGTTTCTTTTGTGGTGATGCGTGTTCAATGCCAAACATCAATGGTTAAACCGTTCTGATTACAAGAAATGCACGGGGAAGTGATATTGGTATAGGAATGCGAACACAAATATCTAGTGGAAGCTAAGCGTGTTCTGCTGCCAGCATTTGTTTGAATTGGAGCACTGCACTTTGGTCTAGTCCGATGCTTTTAAATACTGCCGCAGTGAAGCTGACTGGCGCAGTTCCTGGGGCAGTGACGATTCGATTTTTAGAAACAGCCGAATTACTTTTGCTAAAGTGTTCAGCACCTGCGTATCCTTTTGCATTCTCAACAAGAAAATCGAGATTATGTGATGTGTGGAGCGTGTCATTAAGAAGCTCTGCCCGAGCAAGGGCTAAAGTTCCGCCGCATATACCTGCGACGACACCACCGGCAGAGTGTTGAGTCTGAAGCAGTTTGCTAATATTCGGTGCGCCTTCTGATGCCCAGATAGTGCCGCCAACAACAACCACAGCGTCAGGTGACCATTTGATTATCTCATCAAGCGGTTGCGAGACAACGGCAACAAGACCACCTTGTGAACGAACTTCCCCAGTTTCAGGCGCAAAAAACTGAACATCAAGTCCGTAGAATGGACCACCCGTTCCGGCAATCAGAGCGTATTCCCAATCTGCAAATCCTTGTGTGAGGATAATAGCCACTTTTCCCATTATCAGATTCCTTTTCGTATCAGGTATTGTCCGGCTCATCAGTCGTTGAAATTTTGCGTTACTGCTAAACAGCGACTTAATAATCGGGGTCAAGGGGGCAGTGCTCCCTTGCGGGGATGCAAGGGGCGGCCGCCCGCTTGCCCGCCGGAGGCACCAAAACATTATTCAATTGT
It includes:
- a CDS encoding DJ-1/PfpI family protein; the protein is MGKVAIILTQGFADWEYALIAGTGGPFYGLDVQFFAPETGEVRSQGGLVAVVSQPLDEIIKWSPDAVVVVGGTIWASEGAPNISKLLQTQHSAGGVVAGICGGTLALARAELLNDTLHTSHNLDFLVENAKGYAGAEHFSKSNSAVSKNRIVTAPGTAPVSFTAAVFKSIGLDQSAVLQFKQMLAAEHA